The region CGATCGGGACCGTGATCGCGATGCTTACGCTGGCAACCGCAGGATTGGCGATCGGTGCCGAAGGTGCGACGATCGCATTTCGTCCCTCGGCGGAACTGATGGTTCAAAGTATCGTCGTCTCAGTCTTCGTCGGCGCGATCGCTGGTTTCGCCCCCGCAGTTCAAGCGGCAACGGTACCGATCGCGACGGCTCTACAAAAAGAATAGGTGCACCCAAGACCAGAATGGCCAGACCGTAGACGCCAACCCGGCTATATGACCGGACCATCGCGATGTTCGGGTGAATTCATCAACCAACGCTGCACATAACTAAACAAGCTTTCGCCGACTTGCATTTCGTCCCCGGTCACGACATCGGCACCGGCCGTTTTAAAATCATCGCGATAAGCTTCGTAACGCGTTCGGACGATGATGTGGACGTGGGGAGCGCGGCAGCGGATGGTATTAAGTATCAACAACGCCGACTTGTGATGTGGGATCGTGATCACAACCACCTGACACTCCGCCAGTCGAGCATGCTCGATGACCTCGGTTTGTGTCGCATCACCGATCTCGGCGTGGAATCCGAGTTGCTTTGCCTTTCTCACCCCAGCCTGATTGAGGTCCAGTACCAGTACCTTGATATCCCGATCGATCAATCCTTGAGAGGCGATTTGACCGGCCGGACCAAAACCGATGATCGCAACGTCCGGAGGATCTGGCCGTTGATTTGTTCCGGCCAACGGAGTTCCCGACGTCCCAAATCGCTGAGCGATCCAGTTGCCAAACTGGGGTGCGACAGGCACCAACATCGCACTCAGAAAGAACGAAACGATCGCCGCGGAGACGACCATCCCATACGTCGATTCCGAAACCACTCCACCAGACCTGCCGATCGCCCCGAGAACGAATGCGAACTCGCCGATTTGGGCTAAACATAAACCAGTCGCGGCGGCGACGCGGGTGGTTTGACCGAGCAGCACAAAGATCACCCAGATCACCGCCAACTTGCCAACGATGATCAATGCCACGACCAACGCGACCCAGTGCGCGTGGGTCACAATCCAAATCGGATCCGCGACCATGCCGGCCGAACTAAAAAACAGCGTCAGCAAAACCACTTGCAGGGGGGCGACGTCGGCGCGTACTTGAGTCGCGAATGCCGAACTTCCCAAGAGCATTCCGGCGACGAAAGCTCCCAACGCCGGCGAGATCCCAACGGCATGGGACGCCCAGGCGGCCCCTAGCCCGGTGACGACGGCAAAGATCGCGGTCAGTTCACGATTGCGATGCAATGTCAGCGTGCCCAACGCGATCACCGCGACTTTGTTCAATGCAAACAAGCCTAGGATTAGACCGGCTGCCATCAAGATTAACTTGATAACGTTCCAAGCGATCTCGCCCGAATCACCTTCGCCTCCAAGGATCGTCATCAATAGCGCGAGTGGAACGACAGCCATGTCCTGGGTCAGCAAAACCCCCAAGCTATTGTTTCCATGGGGCATCTCAATTTCGCTGCGTTCCATCAAAATACGCAGCACAACCGCCGTACTGCTCAAGGCAATCATGGTCCCGAACGCGATCGCCTCACGGACCGACATGCCAAAGAGTTTTGCCCCCGCGAATCCCAAAAAAATCGTGAGTACGACTTGGGCGCCCCCCCCAAGTATCGGTTTCGTGCCAAGTTTTTTCAGACGGGTGACGGAGAATTCCAGACCTAAGCTGAACAGCAGAAGCGCAACCCCCAGCTCGGCGATCGCTTCGATCTCATGCTCCGATCCAACGGCGTGAATGCTTCCCGGTCCGCCAAGCAGCATGCCTGCGAGCAAATAACCAACGATCGGGCTTTGCCCAAAGCGAGAGAACGCCCCACCGATCAGCAATGACGCTCCGAGAAGCACCACTACGTCTTGCAAAATTGTCCACAGGTCCACTGCTGTCTCCGCGATAAACCTCCCCGAAAACCATCAGTCGGATATGCCGCCCCACGATTAGCGCCGTCGTCGTCGGCTCGCGTACTCGGGTGCATCCGTATCGGGTCAGTTCTTAAATCATCATCGAATTTTTGGAAATCATCGCTGGCGGGGACACCGCCGATGAAAATGTAGATGATGGGACAGGTCGAACGCTATCCAGTGACTGCAATTCTTATTGCTGGCTGAAGGTCAATCCGCGTAGCGAATCGTCTCCGCTACCATCGATCACCGCGTTCAGTGCGCCGGTCAATAGATAGCCGTCGATCTTTGCCTTGGCAATCGCCAAATCACCACGAGATTGGACGTAGGATAAATTCGTATCGAAATACGTTCGGCGAGTGACGAGCAATTGAATGAAATCTTGCTCTCCGGCACGGTAAGCTTCTTCGGCAAGATCGACAGATTGCTGCGCGGCGGGAAGTAGTTCCCCCGAGTACATCTTTACCGCTTCGGCAGCTCTTTCGTATTCGCCAGCCGCTTCGGCCAATCGCGACCGGATCGCGTGATCAACCCGTTCGGCTTCCTGAATTGCACGACAATACTCTGCCTTGGCCGCGGCGATGTTTCCCTGGTTTTTGTTGAACACAGGAATCGGCGCACCCGCCTGAACATTGATTAAGCCATGACCACCGGTGGCGTAGTCGACACCGGTGCCGACCTGGAACATCAAGTTTGGCAGTGGCTGGGCTTCGTGTCGACGGACGGCCAACGAGGCTTGACGGATACGAGCGTGAGCGGCGGAATACTCTGGGCTTGAAGCGACAATCGTATCGGCCAGCGATACCCAATCAAGCATCTCAGGTTCCGCCGGTAAGTTGTCTTGGGTGACCCCCGTTAACACTCGATTAGGAGTCCCACAGACGGCGGCGATCTGACGTAGCGTGGCTCGCAACGTCGCCGATTTTTGCTGACGGTCGAGTTCAAGTTGTTTTAGCTGAACTCGCGTTTGAAGCACGTCGATTCGTGTGCCTTCGCCGACTTCATAGCGTTTTTCGGCAAGCTCGACCCCACGTTCGAGCTGTCTTGCGAATGCGGTGATCAATTCGAGCTGTTGTTGCAATTGGACGCTGTCGTAAAACAACGTTTTCAGATCGGTGGTGACCCGCATCTTTTGCGCTTCGAGCTCTTGCAGTTGTGCCCGCAGGGCTTCGTTCAGTACGGCGCGATTGAGTTGCAGCTTGTTGCCGGTGACGATTTCTTGATCGATGAAGATCAAGTGCTGGTCCGTACCCTTATCGGCAAGTTGTTGCCCTTGGTAACCGACGATCGGGTTGGCATAAAGCGAGACCTGCGTGCGATATCCTGCCGCCTTCTGTGTGGTGGCCGCCAGTTCGGCAATCGCGGGATTACGTCTGAACGCGACCGCGATCAACTCATCTAACGAGGCGACGCTTTGATCGAACGTTGCAACGTTCGCTTCGTCGAATTCAATCGGCTGGGGATCACTGACACCATCCATCACCGAGTGATTCGACGGCGTGGCCTGTTGAGCAAGTAGATCGGAAAACGGTGATTCTTTTTCGTCGGAGTAATTTGTCAATCGAATCTTGGCGACATCCTCATCGGTGGTCTCGCCGGTAACCTTCGCTGCGCTCGGCACTCCGCCCGTGTCCGGTGAATGGAAGCCGCGTATTGCGTTGGCTTGTGCTAGGTTAGTCCGCACGTCGGTCGTTGGCGACACGACCGAAGAAGTTCGGCCCGTGGGCATCATGCCGCAGCCAGAGCAAAGGCAAACCAACCCACCGGCCATCAGTTTCGTAACGTTGCGTTTCATTCGAATTCATCCGTGAATCATCTTTGAATTGAAAAGGTCCTCGTCCAAGATAGGCACTTGCTGGACGGCTAAACCTGCAACACCAAAGGGCTCGAACAGGAAAGGCGAAGTCGAAGAGGCGGTGGGTGTGGATTTCTTCTTGAACCGACCGCTGGCAAGACAATGCTCCGAAGGGCACCGTTCGCGACGGAATGGGTCGCGACAGAAGAACATGTGAGTTGAAACGTAACCGCGGGCTGAGCCGGGGTGGCTGGCGAAGACAAACAACGAGGGCATCTCCCGTTGCAGTGACCTTCATCATGCCCATGCGAACAATACGATCCACGCAACGATTTCGTATCAGCATTCGACAAACGCATTAGACGCATTGACTTTGAAGTGCACCGATGTGCCACACTGCCATGATCGCTATGGCCGAGCGTTCTACAGTTGGACGATCGCGCGAAACAATGCGCGCTGTGATGACACGGCACCGCTTGCATAGGAAAGCAGCCGACGACCAACGTGACTGCCAGCAGGCGTACGAGCGTCTGGTTCTGAATCGGTGGTGCCATCGCATTCTATCGAGGTCGAACGGTCTACAGGTCGGTCGGATAGCCTGAATCGCCGTGTGTCGCGGGCTGTCTTCTTGAATGGCCGAAGGCCCCGGCGACTTTCGCTTCGGCCCGACCCCAATTCCGAATCGCGTGTTTCGCCACAATTAAGAACGTCGGGCATGATCCGTCAGTCCCGGTGACTGTGGAACAGTCGACGTCATCGGCCAAACGTCATGTGAATATCAACCGAACTACCGAAGGGACAATTCGGGTTTGCGGCTCGCGCAGAATCCCTTCTCGCAACGATTTCACGAACACCAATCGGGGCGCTCGAGATCTATTCCATCAAACTCCAAGATTGACTAGTGGATTGATCGGTCGATCGCTTGTCCGGGATGCAACGGAAGCGAGGAATGTCGGGGATTTCACTGCGATTGCCAGATCAGCAGTTCCGGTTGTTCCAGTTCCTTTGGGGAGAATTGCCCGATCACGCGAAAGAAACTTCCAGTTGCGAAATCGAGCTTTCCGTCGCCGTTGAAATCACCTTTGATGACAGACAGGTGGTCGTGAAACTGACCTTCCAAGCGAGAGGGCGTATAACTTCCGTCATCGTTACAGGTATACAGCACCAGCGGTGAAGAACCTTGCTTGACCCAGCCAACCGAGACGTCTCGGGGAAGCAATGCGACGGCGACCACATCCATGTCACCGTCGGAATCAAAGTCACCTGCGGTTGCATTGAGCACCCCGGGCATTAAACCGATCTCGTGGCGTTTCATCGGAAGCCGGCCTTCGTTTTCAAGCCACTGAACGGAGTGGAACGGCTTGGCACCACGATCGAAGGAATCTCCGTTGGTATACAGAATGTCGAAGTCTTGATCACCATCCATGTCGACGATCTCGATTCCGCTAGAACCATAAGCTGGATCGGGAGCCGCCCAGATCAATTCGTTAGCGAAGTTGCCTTGACCGTCGTTGCGAAACAATTCAACACGTTCATGCTCTTGACTGATCAACGCAATAAAGTCGAGATCACCGTCGCTATCAAAATCAATCGGTGGCAGATGGACCGTTCCGTGTCGAGGATCGACCTCCTTGGACTCAAACGTAGGCACCCCGTTTACATCGTTACCTTGGTTGACCAGCAAGAAAACATGACCGCTATTTCGCCAACCAAATGTAGCGCATAGCACATCCATGTCGCCGTCATTATCAAAGTCACCGGCGCGAATGTCCGACGGGCGGCTCAGGCCTTCGACCAGCACATGGGTTTTGAACGTTTCGTCCTCTTGAGCTTGCAGCCAGATCATTCGGCCGAGGTCACTATCAGCGGCGTTGAATTCACCAATGTCAGCGACCAACAAGTCACGTCTTCCATCACCGTCCAAATCACAGACATCAATGTGCACCGGTTGAAGAAGCGTCGCTAAACGCTTGATGGCACCATCGCTTCGGTTGGGCCAGTAGGCATTCACTGTTCCCAAACCGATATCGCAGTACAAGATCGCGTGCCCCGGCGATGAAGGCAGTTGCAGATCAAACCAGCCAAGGTGCGTGACCCCCGGTGGGCGGCTGCGTTCGCGAGAGACTTCCGAGCGTTGGTGAGGAAGCGTCGCGGGGGGATAGTTCAATGTCGACGGAAGCGGAAGAGTAAGTTTGTCCGGGGCTTGCAGTTTGAAATACCGTTCAACGTTGATTTGATCAGGCACGTCTAAGTCGGTGCGCCCCGTTTGACGATAGAGATCGAATCCCTGAATGATCTCCATTTCCCATTCGTCCGCCGGAGAACTGGTTGGCCTTGGCATCGCATGGCAGTCCGAACAAAACGCCTTGACTTTGGGGCCGACCGCGTTGATCAATTC is a window of Roseiconus lacunae DNA encoding:
- a CDS encoding cation:proton antiporter, which codes for MDLWTILQDVVVLLGASLLIGGAFSRFGQSPIVGYLLAGMLLGGPGSIHAVGSEHEIEAIAELGVALLLFSLGLEFSVTRLKKLGTKPILGGGAQVVLTIFLGFAGAKLFGMSVREAIAFGTMIALSSTAVVLRILMERSEIEMPHGNNSLGVLLTQDMAVVPLALLMTILGGEGDSGEIAWNVIKLILMAAGLILGLFALNKVAVIALGTLTLHRNRELTAIFAVVTGLGAAWASHAVGISPALGAFVAGMLLGSSAFATQVRADVAPLQVVLLTLFFSSAGMVADPIWIVTHAHWVALVVALIIVGKLAVIWVIFVLLGQTTRVAAATGLCLAQIGEFAFVLGAIGRSGGVVSESTYGMVVSAAIVSFFLSAMLVPVAPQFGNWIAQRFGTSGTPLAGTNQRPDPPDVAIIGFGPAGQIASQGLIDRDIKVLVLDLNQAGVRKAKQLGFHAEIGDATQTEVIEHARLAECQVVVITIPHHKSALLILNTIRCRAPHVHIIVRTRYEAYRDDFKTAGADVVTGDEMQVGESLFSYVQRWLMNSPEHRDGPVI
- a CDS encoding TolC family protein; protein product: MKRNVTKLMAGGLVCLCSGCGMMPTGRTSSVVSPTTDVRTNLAQANAIRGFHSPDTGGVPSAAKVTGETTDEDVAKIRLTNYSDEKESPFSDLLAQQATPSNHSVMDGVSDPQPIEFDEANVATFDQSVASLDELIAVAFRRNPAIAELAATTQKAAGYRTQVSLYANPIVGYQGQQLADKGTDQHLIFIDQEIVTGNKLQLNRAVLNEALRAQLQELEAQKMRVTTDLKTLFYDSVQLQQQLELITAFARQLERGVELAEKRYEVGEGTRIDVLQTRVQLKQLELDRQQKSATLRATLRQIAAVCGTPNRVLTGVTQDNLPAEPEMLDWVSLADTIVASSPEYSAAHARIRQASLAVRRHEAQPLPNLMFQVGTGVDYATGGHGLINVQAGAPIPVFNKNQGNIAAAKAEYCRAIQEAERVDHAIRSRLAEAAGEYERAAEAVKMYSGELLPAAQQSVDLAEEAYRAGEQDFIQLLVTRRTYFDTNLSYVQSRGDLAIAKAKIDGYLLTGALNAVIDGSGDDSLRGLTFSQQ
- a CDS encoding FG-GAP repeat domain-containing protein is translated as MFWRFGWRYSPSLTGGIVFCVLTLGGLVGCSNYARQTPEGSANALTSDKLELINAVGPKVKAFCSDCHAMPRPTSSPADEWEMEIIQGFDLYRQTGRTDLDVPDQINVERYFKLQAPDKLTLPLPSTLNYPPATLPHQRSEVSRERSRPPGVTHLGWFDLQLPSSPGHAILYCDIGLGTVNAYWPNRSDGAIKRLATLLQPVHIDVCDLDGDGRRDLLVADIGEFNAADSDLGRMIWLQAQEDETFKTHVLVEGLSRPSDIRAGDFDNDGDMDVLCATFGWRNSGHVFLLVNQGNDVNGVPTFESKEVDPRHGTVHLPPIDFDSDGDLDFIALISQEHERVELFRNDGQGNFANELIWAAPDPAYGSSGIEIVDMDGDQDFDILYTNGDSFDRGAKPFHSVQWLENEGRLPMKRHEIGLMPGVLNATAGDFDSDGDMDVVAVALLPRDVSVGWVKQGSSPLVLYTCNDDGSYTPSRLEGQFHDHLSVIKGDFNGDGKLDFATGSFFRVIGQFSPKELEQPELLIWQSQ